Proteins from one Erysipelothrix larvae genomic window:
- the argS gene encoding arginine--tRNA ligase codes for MSLKTELELIVKDAFKACGFEGDVGHVTESKRVDLCQFQSNDSFVVAKTQRKNPKEVGEAVVDVLNQHPKIKEASFAPPGFINITVSDAFLIECLHNMINDAFVGVPQIGAGETIVLDYGGPNVSKPLHVGHLRSAVIGEAVKRIARACGYNAIGDVHLGDWGLPLGLVIYELKLRYPEWHCFQEGFGGDCDESIQLTPELLYEVYPTASTRSKTDAEYLAQAREVTARLQDGHPGYTLLWNLIVKTSVSDIKKDYDKLDVSFDYWYGESDADHYIPQLMEILYDKHLIRESDGAKVVDVIKETDKSPMPPVIVEKSDGSSIYATTDLATIFQRQKDFKPNKIWYVVDKRQGLHFEQVFRVARLANLVPESTEFKFLGFGTMNGQDGKPFKTRDGGVMSLSSLLKQVEDASREKLEESDRNVNHESALDIGVAALKFGDLINNPSSDYIFDVDKFLSFEGKTGSYILYNNVRIIGILKRLNEDPALIHPMAQIVSEHQRNLVLKLLRNPEQFMASMDEGAPNYITDNTYQIAAALAKFYAEHNIMKEVNSEVQTSWINLLKATHKVIEHNLNVLGINAVQEM; via the coding sequence ATGTCCCTAAAAACGGAGTTAGAATTAATTGTAAAAGACGCCTTTAAAGCGTGTGGATTTGAGGGTGATGTGGGTCATGTGACGGAATCGAAACGGGTAGATTTATGTCAATTTCAATCAAATGATTCATTTGTTGTCGCAAAGACACAACGAAAGAACCCTAAAGAAGTTGGGGAAGCTGTAGTGGATGTGTTAAATCAACATCCTAAAATTAAAGAAGCGTCATTTGCGCCTCCAGGGTTTATTAATATTACAGTAAGCGATGCGTTTTTAATTGAATGTCTCCATAATATGATCAATGATGCTTTTGTGGGTGTTCCACAAATTGGTGCTGGGGAAACAATTGTTTTAGATTATGGTGGACCCAATGTTTCAAAACCACTTCATGTTGGACATTTACGTTCTGCAGTTATTGGGGAAGCTGTAAAGCGAATTGCACGTGCATGTGGATACAATGCGATTGGGGATGTACACCTTGGTGATTGGGGACTGCCTTTGGGGCTTGTAATCTATGAACTGAAATTGCGCTATCCAGAGTGGCATTGCTTCCAAGAAGGGTTTGGCGGTGATTGTGATGAGAGTATCCAATTAACCCCTGAATTATTATATGAAGTGTATCCAACTGCAAGCACCCGTTCAAAAACAGATGCTGAATATTTAGCACAAGCACGTGAAGTAACCGCGCGATTGCAAGATGGTCACCCAGGGTATACCTTGCTTTGGAATTTGATTGTGAAGACATCGGTCAGTGATATTAAAAAAGACTATGATAAATTAGATGTATCCTTTGATTATTGGTATGGCGAAAGTGATGCGGATCACTACATCCCACAACTGATGGAAATCCTTTACGATAAGCATTTAATTCGCGAAAGTGATGGTGCGAAAGTAGTGGATGTCATCAAGGAAACAGACAAGTCACCGATGCCTCCAGTAATTGTTGAGAAATCAGACGGTTCAAGTATCTATGCAACTACGGACCTTGCTACGATTTTTCAAAGACAAAAAGACTTTAAACCCAATAAGATTTGGTATGTTGTGGATAAACGTCAAGGGCTTCACTTTGAACAAGTCTTCCGCGTTGCACGTCTTGCAAATTTAGTGCCAGAATCAACAGAATTTAAGTTTCTTGGATTTGGTACCATGAATGGACAAGATGGTAAACCCTTTAAGACACGTGATGGTGGTGTTATGAGTCTATCAAGTTTATTGAAACAGGTGGAAGATGCATCGCGTGAAAAATTGGAAGAATCGGATCGAAATGTGAATCATGAATCAGCGCTTGATATTGGTGTTGCTGCCCTTAAGTTTGGTGACCTCATCAACAATCCAAGTTCTGACTACATCTTTGATGTGGATAAGTTCTTATCCTTTGAAGGTAAAACAGGAAGTTATATCCTTTACAACAATGTCAGAATTATAGGAATCTTGAAACGCTTGAATGAAGATCCTGCATTGATTCATCCAATGGCTCAAATTGTCAGTGAACATCAACGAAACCTCGTATTAAAGCTCCTACGTAATCCTGAGCAGTTTATGGCATCAATGGATGAAGGTGCTCCAAACTATATTACCGATAATACCTATCAAATCGCAGCAGCGCTTGCGAAATTCTATGCGGAGCATAACATCATGAAAGAAGTAAATTCTGAAGTTCAAACATCATGGATTAACCTGCTAAAAGCAACGCATAAAGTAATCGAACATAATTTAAATGTGTTGGGTATCAACGCAGTACAAGAAATGTAA
- the tnpB gene encoding IS200/IS605 family element RNA-guided endonuclease TnpB, with amino-acid sequence MKRAYRFRIYPNQEQIIFFAKTFGCVRKTYNLMLEERLQMNEDYRNGLPTNGKIPTPAKYKEDYPYLKEVDSLALANAQLNLDRAFKNCYRDPKVGEPKYKSRKMEQSYTTNNQKGTISVKNHKYLKLPKLKSLVRIKMHRHPKGDIKSATISRSTTGIYHVSLLVEETIEHLPKTGSEIGIDLGLIAFAVLSDGRRIPNPRFTNQEAQTLKREQRKLSKRKREAKKRGVPLREAKNYQKQKLKVARIHEKIANRRNDFLNKVSKELIENHDVLCIETLKVKEMMKTKRVSKSIADVSWSRFVAKLEYKAGWYGKKVIKIDSWYPSSQLCSHCGYNDGKKPLEIRQWECSNCNITHDRDLNASINILDEGLRLSHQS; translated from the coding sequence ATGAAACGTGCCTACAGGTTTAGAATTTATCCAAACCAAGAGCAAATCATCTTTTTCGCAAAAACGTTTGGTTGTGTTCGTAAGACGTATAACCTCATGCTTGAAGAGCGGCTTCAAATGAATGAGGATTATCGAAACGGACTTCCAACAAACGGTAAAATTCCAACACCTGCAAAGTATAAGGAAGATTACCCTTATTTGAAGGAAGTAGACAGTCTTGCCTTAGCGAATGCACAATTGAATCTTGACCGAGCATTTAAGAATTGTTATCGAGATCCAAAGGTAGGTGAGCCAAAGTATAAATCAAGAAAAATGGAGCAGTCCTATACCACAAACAATCAAAAAGGAACAATATCCGTTAAAAATCATAAATACCTTAAACTGCCAAAACTTAAGAGTCTTGTGAGAATCAAGATGCATCGTCACCCAAAAGGTGATATTAAATCCGCAACGATATCAAGGAGTACAACAGGAATCTATCACGTCTCACTCTTAGTCGAAGAAACAATCGAGCACCTACCTAAGACGGGGTCTGAGATTGGGATTGATCTTGGATTGATTGCTTTTGCGGTGCTCTCTGATGGAAGACGTATTCCAAACCCACGGTTCACAAACCAAGAAGCACAGACACTGAAACGAGAACAACGTAAGTTATCAAAACGTAAAAGGGAGGCAAAGAAACGGGGTGTCCCGCTGAGGGAAGCCAAGAATTACCAAAAGCAAAAGTTAAAAGTCGCACGAATCCATGAGAAGATCGCAAATCGACGCAATGATTTCTTAAACAAGGTGAGTAAGGAGCTAATCGAGAACCATGATGTGCTCTGTATAGAAACCTTAAAAGTTAAAGAAATGATGAAGACGAAGCGGGTTTCAAAGAGTATTGCAGATGTGTCGTGGTCACGATTTGTGGCAAAGCTCGAATACAAAGCCGGTTGGTATGGGAAAAAAGTAATCAAGATTGATTCCTGGTATCCGTCCAGTCAGCTGTGTTCTCACTGTGGATATAATGATGGAAAGAAACCACTGGAGATACGTCAATGGGAATGTTCCAACTGCAACATCACACACGATCGTGATTTGAATGCAAGCATCAATATCCTGGATGAAGGATTAAGACTTTCGCATCAATCCTAA
- a CDS encoding PadR family transcriptional regulator, whose protein sequence is MNNREWLRTGSRYMLLSLLSEREMYGYEIIKELESRSEHVFEMKEGTLYPILHRLEKEGYLYAKTKTSEAGKDRKYYGLTRLGHKQLQEEKSVWKEFSESVEKVVSSTRFQNS, encoded by the coding sequence ATGAATAATAGAGAATGGTTACGAACAGGATCTCGATATATGTTACTCAGTTTGCTTTCAGAGCGTGAGATGTATGGATATGAAATCATTAAGGAACTTGAGTCTCGATCTGAACATGTCTTTGAGATGAAAGAAGGAACCTTATATCCAATTCTGCATCGTTTGGAAAAAGAAGGGTATCTTTATGCAAAAACAAAGACATCTGAGGCAGGAAAAGACCGCAAATATTATGGCTTAACGCGATTAGGACATAAACAGCTCCAAGAAGAAAAATCTGTGTGGAAAGAATTCTCAGAATCCGTTGAGAAAGTGGTCTCAAGCACACGATTCCAAAATAGTTAA
- a CDS encoding InlB B-repeat-containing protein, with product MSVKKLKFFLVACLSLVFTTSGIIVKADESHRLTVHHVDTYGAPITTDDIYYGSAGQNVSLTKRGGNYYITSNSLNYTFTDEDEQSLTINYKSNAYQGANGFYSVAFESLYTMTHFDPKYAEFNANLGYFPQMEDEKLMLQFVYSGSVVSSVNTVMDVQIQVPANKLEITNDGSTRMYIEPVDYYDDPITGKPRPNIIYLYEGMIENTYPGALDLEASGINVEYLYSEDNGQTYVPFEAVTNTNVTHIIARIKFSKELKTDIFSRIYIISDISTKFIEENLSDDELNGVTPISGFKYISANLNASRIVSLPTNITLISPAISGQVRIQEGSELDWDSALPLENISVNIKSTADGEVKNNTYTDSSGAFSINNIVGSFSDLKTSIDANGYKAYIYTLDDDNNPVYLLGDTVDQSTYPNLYTPIGPNIHWKDDSSSQFAMSARDIRFLLVKDTTEENEEEQYTVTYHSHEDSVGDVPTDANLYLSGETATVKGPGNLSRDGYTFKGWIEGGEAGIQYQPGDMIVMTQNIDLIAVWEENETFTVTYRSHEDSTGNVPVDTNRYTSDSNVVVKDPGTLAREGYTFKGWAVNGIDETRYQPNDIFVITSNTEFVAVWEQNPDPVDPVDPVDPVDPVDPVDPVDPVDPVDPVDPVDPVDPVDPVDPVDPVDPVDPVDPVDPVDPVDPVDPVDPVDPVDPVDPVDPVDPVDPVDPVDPVDPVDPVDPVNPVDPKDTEKPQVDLPNTGQSQLYLRIAMGSVVLGGLLVSVSLLRKKAAKKKS from the coding sequence ATGAGTGTAAAGAAACTAAAGTTCTTTTTAGTCGCTTGTCTTTCATTAGTTTTTACTACAAGTGGGATTATAGTAAAAGCCGATGAGAGTCATAGACTAACTGTTCATCATGTTGACACATATGGTGCACCTATAACGACTGATGATATATACTATGGATCAGCCGGTCAAAATGTGTCGCTAACAAAGCGTGGAGGAAATTACTATATAACGAGTAACTCCTTGAATTACACATTCACGGATGAAGATGAACAATCATTAACAATCAACTATAAATCAAATGCCTATCAAGGCGCAAATGGGTTCTATTCAGTAGCATTTGAGTCGCTTTATACGATGACTCATTTTGATCCTAAATATGCAGAATTCAACGCAAACCTTGGATATTTCCCACAAATGGAAGATGAAAAATTAATGCTCCAATTTGTTTATTCAGGCTCGGTTGTATCATCCGTCAATACAGTTATGGATGTTCAAATTCAAGTTCCAGCGAATAAACTTGAAATCACAAATGATGGTTCAACACGCATGTATATCGAACCTGTAGATTATTACGATGACCCTATCACTGGTAAACCCAGACCGAATATTATATACCTTTACGAAGGAATGATTGAAAACACATATCCTGGTGCACTTGACCTTGAGGCATCTGGAATTAATGTTGAGTACTTATACTCAGAAGATAATGGACAAACGTATGTACCATTTGAAGCAGTTACAAACACAAATGTCACCCATATTATCGCGCGCATCAAGTTTTCAAAAGAACTCAAAACTGATATCTTTAGTCGAATCTATATCATCAGTGATATTAGCACAAAGTTTATTGAGGAGAATTTATCCGATGATGAACTCAATGGTGTTACACCAATATCTGGATTTAAATATATATCTGCCAATCTAAATGCTTCGCGTATCGTTTCACTTCCCACAAACATCACACTGATTTCTCCTGCAATCAGTGGACAAGTTCGTATCCAAGAAGGAAGTGAGCTTGATTGGGATTCAGCACTGCCACTTGAGAATATTTCAGTGAATATTAAAAGTACTGCTGATGGGGAAGTTAAAAACAATACCTATACCGATTCAAGTGGTGCATTCAGTATCAATAACATCGTTGGTAGCTTTAGCGATTTAAAAACATCCATAGATGCTAATGGATACAAAGCTTATATCTATACTCTTGATGATGACAATAACCCAGTATATCTTCTTGGAGATACTGTCGATCAAAGTACTTACCCTAATTTATATACACCAATCGGACCGAATATTCATTGGAAAGATGATTCAAGCAGCCAATTCGCGATGTCAGCACGCGATATTCGATTCTTGCTTGTTAAGGATACAACGGAAGAAAATGAAGAAGAACAATACACCGTAACGTATCATTCACATGAGGACTCTGTAGGTGATGTACCAACTGACGCTAACCTCTATCTCAGTGGTGAAACAGCAACTGTAAAAGGTCCAGGCAATCTTTCTAGAGATGGCTATACATTCAAAGGTTGGATTGAAGGTGGCGAAGCAGGTATCCAGTACCAACCTGGGGATATGATTGTTATGACACAAAACATCGATTTAATTGCAGTTTGGGAAGAGAATGAAACATTCACTGTTACCTATCGCTCACATGAAGATTCCACGGGTAATGTTCCAGTAGACACAAACCGCTATACATCCGATTCAAATGTAGTCGTAAAAGATCCTGGTACCCTCGCAAGAGAAGGGTATACATTTAAAGGATGGGCTGTAAATGGAATCGATGAAACACGATATCAACCAAACGATATTTTTGTAATCACTTCAAACACCGAATTCGTTGCAGTATGGGAACAAAATCCTGATCCAGTTGACCCGGTTGATCCTGTTGATCCTGTTGATCCTGTTGACCCGGTTGATCCTGTTGACCCGGTTGACCCTGTTGACCCGGTTGATCCGGTTGATCCTGTTGACCCGGTTGACCCTGTTGATCCAGTTGACCCGGTTGACCCTGTTGATCCGGTTGATCCGGTTGATCCGGTTGACCCGGTTGACCCGGTTGATCCTGTTGATCCTGTTGATCCTGTTGATCCGGTTGATCCCGTTGATCCAGTTGACCCGGTTGATCCTGTTGATCCTGTTGATCCTGTTGACCCCGTTGACCCTGTTGACCCTGTTAATCCGGTTGACCCTAAAGATACTGAAAAGCCACAGGTCGATCTTCCAAACACGGGTCAATCACAACTATACTTGCGTATTGCGATGGGTTCAGTTGTGTTGGGAGGACTTCTAGTATCCGTTTCATTATTAAGAAAAAAAGCCGCTAAGAAAAAGTCATAA
- the tnpA gene encoding IS200/IS605 family transposase: MQVLDNNAHSVFLLTYHMVFVTKYRRKVINDSISKRAHEIFVSIAPNYNITCIEWNHDVDHVHILFKAHPNTPLSKFINAYKSASSRLIKKEFPEVKASLWKDAFWSKSFCLISVGGAPLEVLKQYIETQGEKR; the protein is encoded by the coding sequence ATGCAGGTTTTAGACAATAATGCTCATTCTGTGTTTTTATTGACATATCATATGGTTTTTGTCACAAAATATCGCAGAAAAGTCATCAACGATTCAATTTCGAAACGGGCTCATGAAATCTTTGTTTCCATTGCTCCAAACTACAATATCACCTGTATTGAATGGAATCATGATGTTGACCATGTTCATATTCTATTCAAAGCCCATCCAAATACACCACTTAGCAAGTTTATCAATGCTTACAAAAGTGCAAGCAGTCGCTTGATTAAGAAAGAATTTCCAGAAGTGAAAGCATCCCTTTGGAAAGATGCTTTTTGGTCAAAGAGTTTCTGCTTGATTTCTGTTGGTGGTGCACCTCTAGAAGTGTTGAAACAGTATATTGAGACACAGGGGGAAAAGCGATGA
- a CDS encoding permease prefix domain 1-containing protein, whose protein sequence is MDASKSDIFLAKITVHIKDSQGKRIVQKEMKGHLEDRIEDFIDEGYTPQQAELKAIEAFGDPKEIGKAFDKLYNRWTRRLRNLLVFLIVWQCLWTIMPYLVERVGALLNISYRDSEYLINRNLENFKVLEDIRIEDTSFIVGNVEVRVERAILLDNNKVLLFARQVRVSDLNAYGASVFSATNIMYNERQTTFTRFMPDAFSDTTDDNLTSGSGVSPYWVAVLHHIDAIPSQVTLQYVDMNHDQIFTLDLKGAP, encoded by the coding sequence ATGGATGCATCAAAAAGTGACATCTTCCTTGCGAAGATTACTGTTCACATTAAAGACAGTCAGGGAAAACGAATCGTTCAAAAAGAGATGAAAGGACATCTTGAAGATCGGATTGAAGATTTTATTGATGAAGGGTATACACCGCAACAAGCAGAGCTCAAAGCCATTGAAGCTTTTGGGGATCCCAAAGAAATAGGGAAAGCCTTTGATAAACTGTACAATCGTTGGACACGAAGACTTCGAAATCTCCTTGTTTTTCTCATTGTTTGGCAATGTTTATGGACAATCATGCCGTATCTTGTTGAGCGTGTTGGTGCGTTACTCAATATTTCATATAGAGACTCTGAGTATCTTATCAACAGGAACCTTGAAAACTTTAAGGTTCTTGAAGATATAAGAATAGAAGACACGTCTTTTATTGTAGGCAATGTTGAAGTGCGCGTTGAACGGGCCATCTTACTGGACAATAACAAAGTCCTTTTATTTGCACGGCAAGTGCGTGTGAGCGATTTAAATGCCTACGGTGCGAGTGTGTTTAGTGCTACAAACATCATGTACAATGAACGTCAAACCACGTTTACACGCTTCATGCCCGATGCGTTTAGTGACACGACAGATGACAATCTCACTAGTGGAAGTGGTGTTTCGCCATATTGGGTTGCAGTACTTCATCATATCGATGCCATTCCCAGTCAGGTGACCCTTCAATATGTGGATATGAATCATGACCAAATCTTTACCCTAGATTTGAAAGGAGCACCATAA
- a CDS encoding ABC transporter permease, with protein sequence MFLNFKTKERGAGVSQPLRLHRSKLWTKSFVFLCVCVIILGLISLFTGAYDIVGQDDGLQMFFITRVPRTLSLMLTGAAMSMTGLVMQLITQNRLVEPTSTGTIEWAGLGLLMVYVVFPAPSLVLRMGGAILFSFVGTMIFFLFLRRVRLRSSLIVPIVGMMLGAVISAFSTFIGLAFQMTQSIEGWFVGSFANVQMGRYETLWIILAVVIFVYVYADRLTLVGLGEDIATNLGVNYNTVILLGVATISLVVGVVSAVIGNLPFLGLIVPNIVSLARGDDLRSNLPWVCLLGMGIITACDIISRTLIMPFEVPVSLILGTFGSFVFIVLILKQRRNR encoded by the coding sequence ATGTTTTTAAACTTTAAAACAAAAGAACGTGGGGCTGGGGTTTCTCAGCCTCTTCGTTTACATCGAAGTAAACTATGGACCAAGTCCTTTGTTTTCTTATGCGTTTGTGTCATTATATTGGGATTAATCTCTCTTTTTACAGGCGCTTATGATATTGTGGGACAAGACGATGGATTACAGATGTTTTTTATCACCCGTGTTCCACGCACCCTTTCATTAATGTTAACAGGGGCTGCGATGTCTATGACTGGACTGGTGATGCAATTGATTACGCAAAATAGACTGGTTGAACCGACTTCAACAGGAACAATTGAGTGGGCTGGACTTGGGCTTCTGATGGTATATGTCGTGTTTCCAGCTCCTAGTTTAGTGCTTCGAATGGGTGGAGCAATTCTCTTCTCATTTGTCGGAACCATGATTTTCTTTTTGTTTTTACGACGTGTTCGACTGCGTTCCTCACTCATTGTTCCCATCGTTGGCATGATGTTGGGTGCAGTAATATCTGCATTTTCCACCTTTATTGGCCTTGCATTTCAAATGACACAGAGTATTGAAGGGTGGTTTGTTGGATCCTTTGCGAATGTGCAAATGGGAAGGTATGAAACACTGTGGATTATTCTGGCTGTTGTGATCTTTGTTTATGTGTATGCCGATCGCTTAACGCTAGTGGGACTGGGAGAAGACATCGCAACAAACCTAGGGGTCAATTACAATACGGTGATTTTATTAGGTGTCGCAACAATTTCACTTGTCGTGGGCGTAGTGTCTGCTGTGATTGGGAATCTTCCGTTTTTGGGGTTGATTGTGCCAAATATTGTATCACTGGCTCGTGGGGATGATCTTCGAAGTAATTTACCTTGGGTTTGCTTATTAGGGATGGGAATCATCACTGCGTGTGACATTATTTCACGAACATTGATTATGCCTTTTGAGGTGCCTGTCTCATTGATCCTTGGAACCTTTGGTTCGTTTGTGTTCATTGTCTTGATACTTAAGCAAAGGAGAAACCGATGA
- a CDS encoding Cof-type HAD-IIB family hydrolase, whose amino-acid sequence MQKVVFIDIDGTLVHGSEIVPESAIKACKIARENGHKLYLCTGRSKTEIYDHILEVGFDGIIGAGGGYIESDGEVVMHQHVDMDTLDYTLKFFNEHGIHHCVETNDGLYISEGYREHLRGLMNYADDFDSHPFVKALRDGQSLMRNDVNKVCFMGNHELPFSKLSEMFESYYEVHQSTVAVFGETSGELAIKGVSKSNAIDVLLNHLNMSKEDTVSIGDGDNDIDMFEFTKLSIAMENATPKLKDVSDWITSSVGDDGLYNAFKYAKLI is encoded by the coding sequence ATGCAAAAAGTAGTATTTATTGATATAGACGGAACATTAGTTCATGGGAGTGAAATTGTCCCTGAGAGTGCAATTAAGGCGTGTAAAATCGCACGAGAAAATGGGCACAAGCTCTACTTATGTACAGGGCGGTCAAAAACAGAAATTTATGATCATATTTTAGAAGTTGGTTTTGATGGAATAATTGGTGCAGGCGGTGGATACATCGAATCCGATGGAGAAGTTGTGATGCATCAACATGTAGACATGGATACCTTAGACTATACCTTGAAATTCTTTAATGAACATGGTATTCATCACTGTGTAGAAACAAACGATGGATTATATATTAGTGAAGGGTACCGCGAACATTTGCGCGGTCTGATGAACTATGCGGATGATTTTGATTCACATCCATTTGTGAAAGCACTGCGAGATGGTCAATCATTAATGAGAAACGATGTAAATAAAGTGTGCTTTATGGGAAATCATGAACTTCCATTTAGTAAGCTTAGCGAAATGTTTGAGTCGTATTATGAAGTACATCAATCTACGGTAGCAGTGTTTGGTGAAACAAGTGGTGAACTTGCAATTAAAGGAGTTAGTAAGTCAAATGCGATTGATGTGTTATTGAACCATTTAAACATGTCAAAAGAAGATACTGTTTCTATTGGTGATGGTGATAATGATATCGATATGTTTGAATTTACAAAACTGTCAATTGCGATGGAAAACGCAACTCCGAAACTAAAAGATGTATCCGATTGGATTACAAGTTCAGTTGGTGATGACGGACTCTATAATGCGTTTAAATATGCAAAACTAATCTAA
- a CDS encoding iron chelate uptake ABC transporter family permease subunit — protein MNQLTIKRSAKAFKNAKDQRNFWIVLSVLFGLSLLATYGLLVFNNPVPFDSPSFIPVVRRRFTAVVVMLVVSLCQSLSTVAFQSLTSNKIITPSLLGFDALYATIHTTTIFLFGSSVFINFSGLGPFILQIVLMVMMCLILYGWLLSGKYGDLQLMLLVGVIIGTGLRSLSSFMRRLLAPSEFDILQARLFGSVNNANIESLYLAIPLVICVGILLFMFSHKLNALSLGKDVSTSIGVNHQRSVIYGLILVSILMSISTALVGSLTFYGFLVATLSYQMSKTYDHKHIFLMAFVIGYLVITGAYFIMNHVFNAQGVVSVIIEMVGGITFLMMILRKGSL, from the coding sequence ATGAATCAGCTCACAATTAAACGATCTGCGAAAGCATTTAAAAATGCCAAAGATCAACGCAATTTTTGGATTGTATTGAGTGTTTTATTTGGGTTATCATTGCTCGCAACGTATGGATTGTTGGTTTTCAATAATCCAGTACCCTTTGACTCACCTTCATTCATCCCCGTTGTAAGACGTCGCTTCACTGCGGTTGTGGTAATGCTAGTTGTATCACTATGTCAAAGTCTATCAACGGTTGCCTTTCAATCACTCACCAGCAACAAAATCATTACTCCCTCATTATTAGGGTTTGATGCACTCTATGCAACCATTCATACCACGACGATTTTCCTATTTGGATCTTCAGTCTTCATTAATTTTAGTGGATTAGGTCCCTTTATATTGCAAATTGTGCTCATGGTCATGATGTGTTTAATCCTCTATGGATGGCTTTTATCAGGTAAGTATGGAGATCTTCAACTTATGCTTTTAGTGGGTGTTATTATTGGGACGGGGCTACGTTCACTATCATCGTTTATGCGAAGATTGCTTGCACCTTCCGAGTTTGATATCCTTCAAGCACGCTTATTTGGATCGGTGAATAATGCAAATATCGAATCATTATACCTAGCGATCCCGCTGGTCATATGTGTGGGGATCTTATTATTTATGTTCTCACATAAACTGAATGCATTATCTTTAGGCAAAGATGTTTCAACTTCAATTGGTGTGAATCACCAACGCAGTGTTATCTATGGATTAATTCTCGTGTCTATTTTAATGTCAATCTCAACAGCTTTGGTAGGGTCGCTAACATTCTATGGATTCTTAGTGGCAACGTTAAGTTATCAAATGTCCAAAACTTATGATCATAAACATATTTTTCTGATGGCGTTTGTGATTGGATATCTTGTGATTACCGGTGCTTATTTTATAATGAATCACGTGTTTAATGCCCAAGGTGTGGTCTCGGTGATCATTGAAATGGTTGGGGGCATCACATTCTTAATGATGATCCTTAGAAAGGGAAGCTTATGA
- a CDS encoding ABC transporter ATP-binding protein encodes MISIRNAKKTYDKVEIGPLELDIPKAGITSIIGPNGAGKSTTLLMVGRLLKMDEGSISVAGLDVSLTKSEELAKVLAILRQENHFVTRLTVRQLVGFGRYPYTKGNITQEDEVIISKYIDFLDLTTLEDRYLDELSGGQRQRAYVAMVLAQETEYVLLDEPLNNLDVSGSVQMMRHLKQAAHDFNRTIVTVLHDINFAAKYSDRICAMKDGNIIAFGPVADIMDSTLLTQLFETNIEVIKGPYGPLAIYE; translated from the coding sequence ATGATATCAATACGAAATGCAAAAAAGACTTATGATAAAGTTGAAATTGGTCCACTTGAGCTCGATATACCCAAAGCAGGCATCACCTCCATTATTGGACCCAATGGGGCTGGTAAGTCTACGACCCTTTTGATGGTTGGACGGCTCTTAAAAATGGATGAAGGTTCAATCAGCGTAGCAGGATTGGACGTATCGCTGACAAAGTCAGAAGAACTTGCGAAAGTTCTTGCGATTTTAAGACAAGAAAATCATTTTGTAACCCGTCTGACAGTAAGACAGTTAGTTGGATTTGGGCGGTATCCATACACAAAAGGGAATATCACACAAGAAGATGAAGTCATAATTTCTAAGTACATTGATTTTCTTGATTTGACAACACTTGAAGATCGATATTTAGATGAACTATCAGGGGGGCAAAGACAGCGTGCTTATGTCGCAATGGTACTGGCCCAAGAAACAGAGTATGTTTTATTGGACGAACCGCTCAATAATCTCGATGTATCTGGATCGGTTCAAATGATGCGCCATTTAAAACAAGCTGCCCACGATTTTAATCGCACGATTGTCACTGTTTTACACGATATCAATTTCGCTGCTAAGTACTCTGATCGAATATGTGCGATGAAGGATGGTAACATTATTGCCTTTGGACCGGTTGCTGATATCATGGATTCCACATTGCTCACTCAATTATTTGAGACAAACATTGAGGTGATTAAAGGCCCCTATGGTCCCCTTGCGATTTATGAGTAA